The genomic segment ACGAACTGGAGCGCAAACTGGCCGAGATCGCGATTTACCCGGCCACCGCACCACTCAAACTGAACGCGGCCGGTGAGACCCCCAAGGCTATTGTCGTCTCGGGCGTCGCCGCCGCCCACGCACGCGAGATCATGGCCGATCTGGGGATCGGGGACCGGATCGCCCTCTACCAGGTGCGCCAGCCTTTCCCGCTGCACACCGACTTCACCGCCCAACTCCTGGCCGCCCACAGCGAGATCCTGGTGATCGAAGAGACCATGGGGGTGATCGAAATGCAGCTGGCCGACCGGCAGCGGGTACGGGGCAAGCTTTGCGGCGCGGTGTCCCGGGTGGGGGAGATCCTGCCGGAGGCGGTGGAAAACAGCATCCGCCAGTTTGCCGGGCTGCCCGGACGCGTGCCCAGCCTGCCGACCGTTCCCGGCCGGCGCCCCACCCTGTGCGCCGGCTGCCCCCACCGGGCCAGCTACTTCGCCATCAAGCGGGCCGCCCCACGGGCGATCTACACCGGCGACATCGGCTGCTACACCCTGGGGCTCAACCTGGGCGCGGTGGACACGGTGCTCTGCATGGGGGCTGCCATCAGCCAGGCGGCCGGTTTTTACCACGCCTTCAAAAACGCGCCCAAACCGCCGGACATCGTGGCCACCATCGGCGATTCGACCTTCTTTCACGCCGGCGTGCCGGCCCTGATTGACGCGGTGGTCCAGGGGGTCAAGTTCGTCCTGGTGATCCTGGACAACCGGACCACCGCCATGACCGGCAACCAGCCGACACCGGCAACCGGGACGGGCGCCATGGACGAGCCGCTCAACCGGGTGGCGATCGAAAGCCTGGTGCGCGGCTGCGGCGTGAGCCGCTGCGAAACCGCCGATCCCTACCAACTCGAAGCCTTCACCCGCACGGTGCGCGCGGCGGTCAAATACAGCCGCAGCAGCGGGCCCGCGGTGGTGATCGCGCGCCACCCCTGCCTGCTGGACAAGCGCCGGCAGGAGGCGGCCGCCCTCGCCCAGGCGCCCACGGTGGGCGACGCCTGCGACGGCTGCGGCTACTGCCTCAAAAACTTCGAATGCCCGGCGATGGGCATGGATCCCGAAACCGAGCGGGTCCGGATCGACCCGCTGGTCTGCAGCGGCTGCGGCGTGTGCCTGACCATCTGCCCGCAGAAAGCCATCGCCGCCTGCGCCCGAGATTAGCGCCGCAAGAACGGGAGACGCAATGCAAGCGCCACTAAATCAACAAATCGTCATCAGCGGGGTGGGCGGCCAGGGGGTCCTGTTCGTGACCCGCCTGCTGGCCGAAGCGGCCATCGCCAAGGGCCTGGCGGTGCTCTCCTCGGAAACCCACGGCATGGCCCAGCGGGGCGGCACGGTGCTTTCGCACTTCAAGGTGGGAGACTTTTCAAGCCCGCTGATCCGCCCCGGGCACGCCGATCTGCTGCTGGCCTTGAAGGCCGAAGGCATCGCCCAGCACGCGGCCTTTCTCAAGCCCGACGGCTGGATCGCGGTCAACGCGGCGGCCGCCCCGGCCGACGGCGGCAACCGCTGCTGCCTGGCGCTCGACGCCGACCGTCTGGCCCGCGCCGTCGCCCCCAAAGCCGTCAACCTGATCCTGCTGGGTTTTGCCCTGGCCGCAAGCCCGGCCGAGAGCGAAAACCCACTTTTCTGTGATTTGGCGGAGATTCAAAGCGTGCTGCAAAAGCGCCTGGACGCCCGACCGCAGCTCCTGGAAAACGCTCTGGCGGCCCTTGCCGCCGGCGCCGCGGCCCCGGCGGCCGTATAAAAAACACCCCAAGGAGAGTTTGATGCCGTTCATTCCCCAAGAGCTGCCCCCGGAGAGGCTGCAGCGCCTTCAACTGGAGGGCCTCAAGTGGACCGTGGCCCACGC from the Desulfobacteraceae bacterium genome contains:
- a CDS encoding indolepyruvate ferredoxin oxidoreductase subunit alpha, with translation MNRKNLALGNEAIAQGLLENGCAIATSYPGTPASEILSSLARLQRQTGAALHAQWAVNEKIAFEIAYAGCQAGLRTAVSMKQVGLNVAADPLMSAAYMGTSGGFVVISADDPGPHSSQTEQDSRLMAMMAKIPVLDPDSPAQARELVAVAYALSEAFRIPVMLRPTTRVCHARQDMAPLSPRPPERQPAFEKNPARWAATPKFRNQLHHELERKLAEIAIYPATAPLKLNAAGETPKAIVVSGVAAAHAREIMADLGIGDRIALYQVRQPFPLHTDFTAQLLAAHSEILVIEETMGVIEMQLADRQRVRGKLCGAVSRVGEILPEAVENSIRQFAGLPGRVPSLPTVPGRRPTLCAGCPHRASYFAIKRAAPRAIYTGDIGCYTLGLNLGAVDTVLCMGAAISQAAGFYHAFKNAPKPPDIVATIGDSTFFHAGVPALIDAVVQGVKFVLVILDNRTTAMTGNQPTPATGTGAMDEPLNRVAIESLVRGCGVSRCETADPYQLEAFTRTVRAAVKYSRSSGPAVVIARHPCLLDKRRQEAAALAQAPTVGDACDGCGYCLKNFECPAMGMDPETERVRIDPLVCSGCGVCLTICPQKAIAACARD
- a CDS encoding 2-oxoacid:acceptor oxidoreductase family protein; translated protein: MQAPLNQQIVISGVGGQGVLFVTRLLAEAAIAKGLAVLSSETHGMAQRGGTVLSHFKVGDFSSPLIRPGHADLLLALKAEGIAQHAAFLKPDGWIAVNAAAAPADGGNRCCLALDADRLARAVAPKAVNLILLGFALAASPAESENPLFCDLAEIQSVLQKRLDARPQLLENALAALAAGAAAPAAV